One stretch of Odocoileus virginianus isolate 20LAN1187 ecotype Illinois chromosome 26, Ovbor_1.2, whole genome shotgun sequence DNA includes these proteins:
- the LOC110152267 gene encoding uncharacterized protein, with product MEVTKKVGGPDPSGHQGHPSVGSQQLGGGVRGSQGPWINSGSASSRHGVPLSTEANSDGAYGSASQAHTHEPCHQHLREPTEVTSQCGYERASQDTLRLPSSSSFPGSFMGAQIHLVTENRTPAPRVYTRGDATSDTAQHGLYCSQLQVQGVGEGKAPAKVLVGWGKGPCNPEQTAPAGIRKSRWLPYSPSGKDGSPAAQGPFLPPGQDQGQGKGPGPVQAPPTPTPTRASTPGLDPTSMAGAESYPCNPDHLTDTNATTKGLSQDLLPGKYGNQWPVQLDSSKGVTSCQDKLNFHPQEEPPTPAPILNKSPDQTQVCEVTQRPVLPRHPKNQVEKPLVSISSPGSPKPGPPGTPKSQRDSQEIRSAPQSQQPLNVCNNPCSSELPSAYQLSSHNPDPVPPREAMQIRASSAPTCQFQDAVEDRVLVFDMATGNTRMGLLCHDPMGSRAVLVGLMPSHPPIYASESMQPTHPLPTPIITPDSDRSSFWSTTAMVSSPVPSSLSSGSYREVALVPKEARVHLESQGSPGAETPMRMGMLSGPVLLGTPLQFGERILSHAHDPDWSKPDAEKNQGSRTIWMPDAPGIQDTSLGQTKKQQWMSSEQTAETVPPAKNQEVLRPPLHEDIGNHNQKGSYHPDSPLVKRAGQAPLGSQPPLAEQAPSTKQPPLPAQLPLTGTPISRQPPFSQEPLISNEPTLSRGALTAREPGQASTLGQEGEPLGHVEVRQMPPEETCIYVNREKVGASAAQSSSLHRLLSWQHGSSPKVQEKQLSLIAITAPGPGCKVLPMVTAGTQLQGPQFKLTTEDTTHSSVVAHLGLLRGACYELVPTMDALAVRSPVLCRHSLGPYQDMAAVVIDTGTGFTKCGLAGEDHVLSVLPSRVQLLQHPVQGQPRYTVPEKQEPSYSVLNRGVVSDWDALEVLWQHLFYCRLGVQPEELAVLVADSPISPRTNREKVAEILFERFHVPAMQTVHQALLALYAYGRTTGLVLGSGHGTSYVAPIVTGDLAPLDTYRLDVAGCDLTEHLAQLLLAGGQSPLKAELVNQIKETCCYVAMDMTAELACMQSQTRVDFVLPDKQVITLGSERFRCPEALFQPNLLGVNQPGLPQLALLSISRLEAKQQEQLLANVVLDGGSTLLSGFPERLRQELGPSATVLGSPHRAVAAWLGGSIMASRNSFQSLWLSRREYDEEGPWAIYKYHL from the coding sequence ATGGAAGTCACCAAGAAAGTGGGGGGCCCTGATCCATCGGGCCACCAGGGCCACCCCTCAGTTGGCAGCCAGCAGCTGGGGGGTGGCGTCAGAGGGTCCCAGGGACCATGGATAAACTCAGGATCCGCATCCTCGAGGCACGGGGTGCCATTGTCCACCGAGGCCAACTCTGATGGGGCCTATGGCTCAGCCTCCCAGGCCCACACCCATGAGCCCTGTCACCAGCACCTCCGGGAGCCTACGGAGGTTACCTCCCAATGTGGCTATGAGCGGGCCTCCCAGGACACCCTGAGACTCCCCTCCTCTAGCTCATTCCCAGGATCTTTCATGGGAGCCCAAATACATCTCGTCACGGAGAATAGGACCCCGGCCCCACGGGTGTACACGCGCGGTGATGCCACCAGTGACACGGCTCAGCACGGACTCTACTGTTCCCAGCTTcaggtgcagggggtgggggagggcaaggCTCCAGCTAAAGTCCTTGTAGGCTGGGGCAAAGGCCCCTGCAACCCGGAGCAGACTGCCCCAGCGGGCATTAGGAAGAGCCGATGGCTACCGTATAGCCCTTCAGGAAAGGATGGCTCACCTGCAGCCCAAGGTCCTTTTCTGCCTCCAGGTCAGGATCAGGGCCAGGGCAAGGGCCCAGGTCCGGTTCAGGCTCCTCCAACTCCAACTCCAACTCGGGCCAGTACTCCAGGTCTGGATCCGACCTCAATGGCAGGAGCAGAATCTTACCCCTGCAACCCAGACCACCTGACGGATACCAATGCCACCACAAAGGGCCTGTCCCAAgacctcttgcctgggaaatatggCAACCAGTGGCCAGTCCAGTTGGATTCTTCCAAAGGGGTCACATCCTGCCAGGACAAACTGAATTTCCATCCTCAGGAAGAgcctcccaccccagcacccATCCTAAACAAATCCCCAGACCAGACCCAGGTATGTGAAGTTACCCAAAGGCCAGTGTTACCCAGGCATCCCAAGAACCAAGTGGAGAAGCCCCTGGTCAGTATCTCTAGCCCAGGCAGCCCCAAACCAGGGCCCCCAGGAACCCCCAAGAGCCAGagggacagccaggagatccGCAGCGCTCCGCAAAGTCAGCAGCCCCTCAATGTTTGCAACAACCCCTGCTCCAGTGAGCTGCCGTCTGCCTACCAATTAAGCAGCCACAACCCAGACCCAGTTCCTCCCAGGGAAGCCATGCAGATACGTGCCTCCAGTGCCCCTACCTGCCAGTTCCAGGATGCTGTGGAAGACCGTGTGCTGGTGTTTGACATGGCCACGGGCAATACCAGGATGGGGCTGCTGTgtcatgaccccatgggctccCGGGCAGTGCTGGTGGGCCTCATGCCCAGCCACCCACCCATTTATGCCTCTGAAAGCATGCAACCCACCCACCCGCTGCCCACGCCCATCATCACCCCTGACAGCGATCGTTCCAGCTTCTGGTCCACCACGGCCATGGTGTCCAGCCCCGTGCCCTCCAGCCTTTCATCGGGAAGCTACCGAGAGGTGGCCCTGGTTCCCAAAGAGGCCAGGGTCCACCTAGAATCACAAGGCTCCCCTGGTGCTGAGACACCCATGAGGATGGGGATGCTCAGTGGGCCCGTTCTACTGGGGACACCACTCCAATTTGGAGAGAGGATCCTCAGCCATGCCCATGATCCTGACTGGTCCAAACCTGATGCTGAAAAAAACCAAGGGAGTCGCACTATCTGGATGCCGGATGCCCCTGGGATTCAGGATACCTCTCTGGGCCAGACCAAGAAACAACAGTGGATGAGCTCAGAGCAGACTGCAGAGACGGTACCACCAGCCAAAAACCAGGAGGTGCTCAGACCCCCACTCCACGAAGATATAGGCAACCACAATCAGAAAGGGAGCTATCACCCTGATAGCCCTTTGGTCAAACGTGCTGGGCAGGCCCCCCTCGGCAGTCAGCCTCCGCTAGCTGAGCAGGCCCCCTCCACCAAGCAGCCCCCACTTCCTGCTCAACTGCCTCTCACTGGAACCCCTATTTCCAGGCAGCCTCCCTTTTCCCAAGAACCCCTCATCTCCAATGAGCCCACCCTCTCAAGGGGTGCCCTGACCGCTAGGGAGCCTGGTCAGGCTTCCACCCTGGGCCAAGAAGGTGAGCCACTGGGCCATGTGGAGGTACGCCAGATGCCCCCTGAGGAGACCTGCATCTATGTAAACAGAGAAAAGGTTGGTGCCAGTGCTGCTCAAAGCTCCAGCTTACATCGGCTCTTGTCCTGGCAGCATGGCAGCTCCCCCAAGGTGCAGGAGAAGCAACTTTCCCTGATCGCGATCACTGCACCCGGCCCTGGTTGCAAGGTCTTGCCCATGGTCACAGCGGGCACTCAGCTCCAGGGTCCCCAATTCAAGCTGACAACCGAGGACACGACCCACTCGTCGGTGGTCGCACACCTTGGCCTGCTCCGCGGGGCCTGCTATGAGCTGGTGCCCACCATGGATGCTCTGGCCGTACGGTCCCCGGTGCTCTGCCGCCACTCACTGGGCCCCTACCAGGACATGGCTGCTGTGGTGATCGACACAGGCACAGGCTTCACCAAATGCGGGCTGGCTGGGGAGGACCACGTCCTCAGCGTGCTGCCTTCACGCGTGCAGCTGCTGCAGCACCCAGTCCAGGGCCAGCCCAGGTACACGGTGCCCGAGAAGCAAGAGCCGTCCTACTCGGTGCTGAATCGAGGCGTGGTCTCTGACTGGGATGCCCTGGAGGTGCTGTGGCAGCACCTATTCTACTGCAGGCTGGGCGTGCAGCCCGAGGAGCTGGCTGTGCTTGTGGCCGACTCACCCATCTCCCCGCGCACCAACCGAGAAAAGGTGGCTGAAATACTCTTCGAGCGTTTCCACGTGCCAGCCATGCAgacagtgcaccaggccctgctGGCACTCTATGCTTACGGGCGCACCACTGGGCTGGTGCTGGGCAGTGGCCACGGCACATCCTACGTGGCGCCCATTGTCACTGGGGATCTGGCCCCCCTTGACACCTACCGGCTGGACGTGGCGGGTTGCGACCTCACGGAACACCTGGCTCAGCTGTTGCTGGCGGGTGGCCAATCACCGCTCAAGGCAGAGCTGGTCAACCAGATTAAAGAGACCTGCTGCTACGTGGCCATGGACATGACGGCCGAGCTAGCCTGCATGCAGTCCCAGACCCGGGTGGACTTCGTGCTTCCCGACAAGCAGGTCATCACGCTGGGTTCTGAGCGCTTCCGCTGCCCGGAGGCTCTCTTCCAACCCAATCTGCTGGGCGTCAATCAGCCGGGCCTTCCACAACTAGCCCTCCTCAGTATCAGCCGGCTGGAGGCCAAGCAGCAGGAGCAGCTGCTGGCCAATGTGGTGCTGGACGGTGGCAGCACCCTGTTGAGTGGCTTTCCCGAGCGCCTGAGACAGGAGCTGGGCCCCAGCGCCACCGTGCTGGGCTCTCCGCACCGGGCCGTTGCTGCTTGGCTCGGAGGCTCCATCATGGCCTCTCGGAACTCCTTCCAGAGCCTGTGGCTCAGCCGCCGTGAGTATGACGAGGAGGGCCCATGGGCCATTTACAAGTACCATCTATGA